In Mixta intestinalis, the following are encoded in one genomic region:
- a CDS encoding TonB-dependent siderophore receptor, translated as MRNNHERAFPPSPPRIGKALLAASLSVALPAIAADTPEETLVVTAGAVEPPGAPLQGMVAKSSAAGTKTAVPLIKTPQTISVVTRDQMDALGVTSVADALNYTSGAFTNYRGSSNRNDEVVTRGFRYAPKFLDGLSYGLSGQGNATGQLDPWLLERVELVKGPASVLYGQVNPGGLIAMTSKRPTALPIHKLQIRGGNQHLGEVAFDFGGVLNDDSSLLYRLNGIASTQHQFVKDYKQERVAIAPALTWLPNGATSFTLLTSYQNDPKAGYRNFLPQIGTVTPTDKGQYIPYDLNVSDPGYNQAKREQISVGWLFDHNINDNLTLVQNLRYSTIESKDKYLVYTWSNPEISQTSISRRAQREKSQTDELAIDTHLNATFMTAEISHNLIGGFDYKWSKHISELWRVGGEEYNLDWANPVYGIPIDESQMRKSIDTHKKLDQAGLYLQDQLMWRNWNLLLSGRQDWSEVRTDDRADASHAQQNDSQFTGRAALLYAFDVGLSPYISYSTSFEPNLERGAPGTAPFSPTTGRQTEVGLKFQPPGSDTLLSLSLFDIAQKNITSYNSVIGYNEQIGKVRSKGVETELHAQLTPAINLIASYTFTDSTIKQSNNAAEKGKTPAALPEHMAAIWGSYRFLQGPLTGLTLGTGARYTGTSYGDNSNSFRVPARTLYDLMARYDLTEISAPLKGATLQFNVNNLTDKHYVASCSGSAACFYGSGRSMFATLSYSW; from the coding sequence ATGAGAAATAACCATGAAAGAGCCTTTCCCCCTTCCCCACCACGCATCGGTAAAGCGCTGCTCGCTGCCTCGCTCAGCGTGGCGTTACCCGCCATCGCCGCCGATACGCCGGAAGAAACGCTGGTGGTAACCGCAGGCGCGGTAGAACCTCCCGGTGCACCGCTACAGGGCATGGTGGCAAAAAGCAGTGCCGCCGGAACCAAAACCGCTGTGCCGCTGATCAAAACGCCGCAAACTATCTCGGTGGTCACCCGCGATCAGATGGATGCCCTGGGCGTGACCTCCGTTGCCGATGCGCTTAACTACACCAGCGGTGCCTTCACCAACTATCGCGGTTCCTCTAACCGCAATGATGAGGTGGTGACGCGCGGTTTCCGCTACGCGCCTAAATTTCTCGACGGCCTGAGCTACGGTCTCAGCGGCCAGGGCAACGCAACGGGACAGTTAGATCCCTGGCTGCTGGAGCGCGTCGAGCTGGTTAAGGGCCCCGCTTCGGTGCTTTACGGCCAGGTTAATCCGGGCGGATTGATCGCCATGACCAGCAAGCGCCCCACCGCGCTGCCCATCCATAAGCTACAGATACGCGGCGGCAATCAGCATCTGGGCGAGGTGGCCTTCGATTTTGGCGGCGTGCTGAACGATGACAGCAGCCTGCTCTACCGCCTGAACGGTATTGCCAGCACGCAACATCAGTTCGTGAAGGATTACAAACAGGAGCGCGTGGCGATTGCTCCGGCGTTAACCTGGCTGCCGAACGGCGCAACCAGCTTTACCCTGCTGACCAGCTATCAAAACGATCCTAAAGCGGGCTACCGCAACTTTCTGCCCCAGATCGGCACCGTCACGCCAACCGACAAAGGGCAATACATACCCTACGATCTCAACGTCAGCGATCCGGGTTATAACCAGGCGAAGCGCGAGCAGATTTCGGTTGGCTGGCTGTTCGATCACAACATCAACGACAACCTGACGCTGGTGCAAAACCTGCGCTACTCCACCATTGAGAGCAAAGACAAATATCTGGTTTACACCTGGAGCAACCCGGAAATTTCACAAACCAGCATTTCACGGCGCGCCCAGCGTGAAAAAAGCCAAACCGATGAACTGGCGATCGATACCCATCTCAACGCCACTTTCATGACCGCAGAGATTTCCCACAATCTGATCGGTGGGTTTGACTATAAATGGAGCAAGCACATTTCCGAGCTGTGGCGCGTGGGAGGAGAGGAGTACAACCTGGACTGGGCAAACCCGGTTTACGGCATACCGATTGATGAAAGCCAGATGCGGAAGTCAATCGACACCCATAAAAAGCTCGATCAGGCAGGGCTCTATTTGCAGGATCAGCTGATGTGGCGTAACTGGAATCTGCTGCTTTCAGGCCGTCAGGACTGGAGCGAAGTGCGCACCGACGATCGCGCCGACGCCAGCCATGCGCAGCAAAACGACAGCCAGTTTACCGGGCGCGCCGCGCTGCTTTACGCCTTTGATGTCGGCTTGTCGCCCTATATAAGCTACAGCACCTCTTTTGAGCCAAACCTTGAGCGCGGCGCGCCGGGAACCGCGCCTTTCAGCCCCACCACCGGCAGACAAACCGAAGTGGGACTGAAATTCCAGCCGCCGGGCAGCGATACCCTGCTGAGCCTGTCTCTGTTTGATATCGCACAGAAAAATATCACCTCCTACAACAGCGTTATCGGCTACAACGAGCAGATCGGCAAGGTGCGTTCAAAAGGGGTTGAAACCGAGCTGCATGCCCAGCTGACGCCCGCCATCAACCTTATCGCCAGCTACACCTTTACCGATTCAACCATCAAACAGAGCAACAACGCGGCGGAAAAGGGAAAAACTCCGGCGGCGCTTCCTGAGCATATGGCGGCGATCTGGGGGAGCTATCGCTTTCTGCAAGGTCCGCTGACCGGCCTGACGCTGGGTACCGGCGCGCGCTATACCGGTACCAGCTACGGCGATAACAGTAACAGTTTCCGCGTTCCGGCCCGAACGCTGTATGACCTGATGGCGCGCTACGACCTTACGGAGATTAGCGCGCCGCTCAAAGGGGCCACTTTGCAGTTCAACGTCAATAACCTGACGGATAAGCACTACGTCGCCTCCTGTAGCGGTAGCGCAGCCTGCTTCTACGGCTCTGGCCGCAGCATGTTCGCTACGCTCAGCTACAGCTGGTAA
- a CDS encoding (2,3-dihydroxybenzoyl)adenylate synthase, with product MIAFNRWPCALARRYREKGYWIDLPLTDILTRHAGRRETAILCNEQALSYQQLNDAALRLAAALARRGVQRGQTALVQLGNEAEFYIVFFALLHLGVAPVNALFSHQRSELVAYADQIAPALLIADRHHRLFTDDSFIGALTTRCPALQTVLLHHATPADRLSLSALLAENMGDFKPTPTPADEVAFFQLSGGSTGTPKLIPRTHNDYYYSIRASNPLCGVSDRTRFLCALPAAHNYPLSSPGALGVFYAGGVVILAPDPSPDSCFPLISRYEVNHVALVPPAVSVWLEAVRLAGNAGALSSLTLLQVGGARIEASLARRIPAELGCQVQQVFGMAEGLVNYTRLDDDDLHRFTTQGKPISEDDEVWVADADGNPLPAGEPGLLMTRGPYTFRGYYRSPQHNRAVFDDEGFYCSGDVVIQLADGYLQVVGREKDQINRGGEKVAAEEIEHLLLRHPSVLHAALVAVPDTMLGEKSCAFIVSREEVKAVALRRYLRGLGIADYKLPDRFIFLPTLPLTPVGKVNKQQLRTMAAASSEGGIA from the coding sequence ATGATCGCCTTTAATCGCTGGCCCTGCGCGCTGGCCCGTCGCTACCGTGAAAAGGGCTACTGGATCGATCTACCGCTAACCGATATTCTCACCCGTCATGCCGGGCGGCGCGAAACGGCCATCCTCTGTAACGAACAAGCCTTAAGCTATCAGCAGCTGAACGACGCGGCGTTGCGGCTGGCAGCAGCGCTGGCGCGGCGCGGCGTGCAGCGCGGGCAAACCGCACTGGTACAGCTTGGCAACGAGGCGGAGTTTTATATCGTCTTTTTCGCCCTGCTGCATCTCGGCGTAGCACCGGTCAATGCCCTGTTCAGCCATCAGCGCAGCGAGCTGGTCGCCTACGCCGATCAGATCGCCCCTGCGCTGCTGATTGCCGATCGGCACCATCGCCTTTTCACCGACGACAGTTTTATCGGAGCGCTCACGACGCGCTGCCCTGCGCTGCAAACCGTGCTGCTGCATCACGCCACCCCTGCGGATCGGCTGTCGCTCAGCGCATTGCTGGCAGAAAATATGGGCGATTTTAAACCCACGCCGACACCTGCCGATGAAGTGGCCTTTTTTCAGCTCTCCGGCGGCAGCACCGGCACGCCCAAGCTGATCCCCCGCACCCATAACGACTATTACTACAGCATTCGCGCCAGCAATCCGCTGTGTGGCGTCAGCGATCGCACCCGCTTTCTCTGTGCCCTGCCCGCGGCGCATAACTACCCGCTGAGTTCGCCTGGCGCACTGGGCGTTTTTTATGCGGGCGGCGTGGTGATACTGGCACCCGATCCCAGCCCGGACAGCTGCTTCCCGTTGATCTCACGTTATGAGGTCAATCATGTTGCGCTGGTGCCGCCTGCCGTCAGCGTCTGGCTGGAGGCGGTGAGGCTGGCGGGCAACGCCGGGGCGCTGAGCAGCCTGACGCTGTTACAGGTAGGCGGCGCACGCATTGAGGCATCGCTGGCACGCCGTATCCCCGCCGAGCTGGGCTGCCAGGTACAGCAGGTTTTCGGCATGGCGGAAGGGCTGGTGAACTACACCCGCCTGGATGATGACGATCTGCACCGCTTTACCACCCAGGGCAAACCGATCAGCGAGGATGACGAGGTGTGGGTTGCCGATGCTGACGGCAACCCGCTGCCCGCAGGCGAGCCGGGGCTGCTGATGACGCGTGGCCCCTACACTTTTCGCGGCTACTACCGCAGCCCGCAGCATAACCGCGCCGTGTTTGACGACGAAGGCTTTTACTGCTCCGGCGACGTGGTGATCCAGCTCGCCGACGGCTATTTGCAGGTGGTGGGCCGGGAAAAAGATCAGATCAATCGCGGCGGAGAAAAAGTGGCGGCGGAAGAGATTGAGCATTTGCTGCTGCGCCATCCGTCAGTCCTGCACGCCGCGCTGGTGGCGGTACCCGATACGATGCTGGGCGAGAAAAGCTGCGCCTTTATCGTCAGCCGTGAAGAAGTAAAAGCGGTAGCGCTGCGCCGCTATCTGCGCGGACTGGGCATCGCCGATTACAAGCTGCCGGATCGTTTTATTTTTCTTCCCACGCTGCCGCTGACGCCGGTAGGCAAAGTCAATAAACAACAGCTGCGGACGATGGCCGCCGCATCCAGTGAAGGAGGCATAGCATGA
- the menE gene encoding o-succinylbenzoate--CoA ligase, with product MDADLLMHDFPWRRLANIAPDAVAIATPTETLNWRTLAQRLDALCAGFQQQGVQAGTLVALRGKNSLTLLLAWLALMQAGATALPLNPQLPPATLQPLLSALRPDFMLNLADALMESPPPLALRRVTLPPRCRWQPDAIATLTLTSGSSGLPKAAAHRYQALLASAAGVNQLMNFTADERWLLSLPICHVSGQGIVWRWLLAGGCLAIPDVETPLAQALAGCSFASLVPTQLWRLLQLPQPPAGLKAVLLGGAAIPPELVARAEAVGIRCWCGYGLTESAATVCAKRADGQPGVGLPLSGREVRIVNEEIWIRGVTLASGYWREGQLQPLTDAQGWFHTRDRGRWHQGELQVLGRMDNLFFSGGEAVQPESIESLLLQHPAVNQAFVLPQPDEEWGARPVALLALDADGLLESVADWAQSRLASFQRPTRWLPLPEHINEGGIKLSRQRLAEWLRAQP from the coding sequence ATGGACGCGGATTTGCTGATGCACGATTTTCCGTGGCGCAGGCTGGCAAATATTGCGCCCGACGCCGTGGCGATCGCTACACCAACGGAGACGCTGAACTGGCGCACGCTGGCGCAGCGACTGGATGCACTTTGTGCCGGCTTTCAGCAGCAGGGGGTGCAGGCCGGAACGCTGGTGGCGCTGCGCGGTAAAAATAGCCTTACTTTGCTGCTCGCCTGGCTGGCGCTGATGCAGGCGGGAGCAACGGCATTGCCGCTGAATCCGCAGCTGCCGCCCGCCACGCTTCAGCCGCTGCTGTCAGCGCTACGCCCCGATTTTATGCTTAATCTGGCCGATGCGCTGATGGAAAGCCCGCCGCCGCTGGCGCTGCGTCGCGTTACTTTGCCGCCGCGTTGTCGCTGGCAGCCTGACGCTATTGCTACGCTGACGCTGACCTCCGGTTCCAGCGGCCTGCCGAAGGCGGCGGCGCACCGTTATCAGGCGCTGCTCGCCAGCGCGGCGGGCGTGAATCAGCTGATGAATTTTACCGCCGACGAGCGCTGGCTGCTGTCGTTGCCGATCTGTCACGTTTCCGGTCAGGGTATTGTCTGGCGCTGGCTGCTGGCGGGCGGCTGCCTGGCGATTCCTGATGTGGAGACGCCGCTGGCGCAGGCGCTGGCAGGCTGTAGCTTTGCTTCGCTGGTACCGACGCAGCTGTGGCGGCTGTTGCAGCTGCCGCAGCCGCCTGCCGGACTCAAGGCGGTGCTGCTGGGCGGCGCGGCGATTCCCCCGGAATTAGTAGCGCGCGCCGAGGCGGTGGGTATCCGCTGCTGGTGCGGCTACGGCCTGACGGAGAGCGCGGCGACGGTGTGCGCCAAACGCGCCGATGGTCAGCCCGGCGTCGGTCTGCCGCTGAGCGGACGTGAGGTGCGCATCGTCAATGAAGAAATCTGGATTCGCGGTGTGACGCTCGCCAGCGGTTACTGGCGGGAAGGGCAGCTTCAGCCGCTAACCGACGCGCAGGGCTGGTTCCACACCCGCGATCGGGGACGCTGGCATCAGGGCGAACTCCAGGTGCTGGGCCGAATGGATAACCTGTTTTTCAGCGGCGGCGAAGCGGTACAGCCGGAAAGCATTGAAAGCCTGCTGCTTCAGCATCCAGCCGTTAATCAGGCGTTTGTGCTGCCGCAGCCGGATGAGGAGTGGGGAGCCAGGCCAGTAGCGCTGCTGGCGCTGGATGCCGACGGGCTGCTGGAGAGCGTGGCTGACTGGGCGCAATCGCGGCTGGCAAGCTTTCAGCGCCCGACACGCTGGCTACCGCTGCCGGAACATATCAACGAAGGCGGCATTAAGCTATCGCGTCAGCGGCTGGCAGAGTGGCTACGGGCGCAGCCCTAA
- a CDS encoding isochorismate synthase, producing the protein MSGIANAPRPTLRQSLQPEDTLFLSPHKSLLARGRIASLTEPAEYGHLANGTFQLRLQALFHQAQHAGVENPIVIGAIPFDKSQPSALFAPAEYHWLDRTAIAATPVPEAVVQGACRFQPDHDDFCQMVSAALRQLTRDELQKVVLSRLLHIDLPQPQHALRLWQQLNRQNPDSYNFHLPLTDGVLIGASPELLLRKRGEEIDSMPLAGSAQRSADAAQDARLRAALLASRKDRHEHQIVADAIRRRLAERCQYLMLPEPEPINTPALWHLATRVQGRVLHPQENALSLACLLHPTPALCGAPWQRAHALIQQLEPFKRGWFGGIVGWCDAQGNGEWVVTIRCGYIQPRRITLFAGAGIVPDSQPENEWHETGVKLSTMLRALGCTQLQEAS; encoded by the coding sequence TTGTCTGGTATCGCCAACGCGCCACGTCCAACGCTGCGCCAATCACTTCAACCTGAAGACACGCTATTTCTTTCACCCCATAAAAGCCTGCTGGCTCGCGGTCGGATCGCCTCGCTAACGGAGCCCGCCGAGTATGGTCACCTTGCCAACGGCACGTTTCAGCTGCGCCTACAGGCACTCTTTCATCAGGCGCAGCACGCCGGAGTAGAGAACCCCATCGTTATCGGGGCGATTCCCTTCGATAAAAGCCAGCCCAGCGCGCTGTTTGCGCCTGCGGAATATCACTGGCTCGATCGCACGGCGATAGCGGCCACGCCTGTACCGGAAGCCGTGGTGCAGGGAGCCTGCCGCTTCCAGCCCGATCATGACGATTTTTGTCAGATGGTCAGCGCCGCGCTGCGCCAGCTTACGCGTGACGAACTGCAAAAAGTGGTGCTGTCACGACTGCTGCATATCGATCTGCCGCAGCCGCAGCATGCCCTGCGCCTGTGGCAACAGCTGAATCGCCAGAACCCGGACAGCTATAACTTTCATCTGCCGCTGACGGACGGGGTATTAATCGGTGCCAGCCCGGAACTGCTGCTGCGCAAACGGGGCGAGGAGATTGACTCCATGCCGCTGGCTGGCTCGGCCCAGCGCTCCGCCGATGCGGCGCAGGATGCGCGGCTACGCGCGGCGCTGCTCGCCTCGCGTAAAGATCGGCATGAGCATCAGATCGTGGCCGATGCGATCCGGCGAAGACTGGCGGAACGCTGTCAGTATCTGATGCTGCCGGAGCCGGAGCCAATCAATACGCCAGCGCTCTGGCACCTGGCGACCCGGGTACAGGGCCGCGTGCTGCATCCCCAGGAAAACGCCCTGTCGCTGGCCTGTCTGCTGCACCCTACCCCGGCGCTGTGCGGCGCGCCATGGCAGCGCGCACACGCGCTGATTCAGCAGCTGGAGCCGTTTAAGCGCGGCTGGTTTGGCGGCATTGTTGGCTGGTGCGATGCGCAGGGCAACGGCGAGTGGGTGGTCACCATACGCTGCGGCTATATCCAGCCACGGCGCATTACGCTGTTTGCCGGTGCCGGCATCGTGCCGGATTCACAGCCGGAAAACGAATGGCATGAAACCGGCGTCAAACTCAGCACGATGTTACGGGCGCTTGGCTGCACGCAGCTACAGGAGGCCTCATGA
- the dhbA gene encoding 2,3-dihydro-2,3-dihydroxybenzoate dehydrogenase has product MMSFSGQTVWVTGAGSGIGEQVAMRFVEAGARVIGFDLAFQRRDLPFTTVTLDLSDPVAVREACAPLLAAGDLDVLVNGAGILRLGALETMSWEAWQQSLNVNAGAAFNLFQLTIPHFQRQRRGNIVSIVSNAAHVPRVNMAAYCASKAAMRSLCLSAGLELAPWGIRCNLVSPGSTLTPMLEGMLGDDPAARQRLIDGLPAQFKLGIPLGKIALPNEIASSVLFLASDAASHITLQDMVIDGGATLGA; this is encoded by the coding sequence ATGATGTCGTTTAGCGGGCAAACCGTCTGGGTGACCGGTGCCGGTAGCGGCATCGGCGAACAGGTCGCGATGCGCTTTGTTGAGGCGGGTGCCAGGGTGATCGGCTTCGATCTCGCCTTTCAACGGCGCGATCTGCCTTTTACTACGGTGACGCTGGATCTCAGCGATCCCGTTGCCGTCAGGGAGGCGTGCGCACCTCTGCTGGCGGCGGGCGATCTGGATGTGCTGGTGAACGGCGCAGGTATTCTGCGGCTGGGGGCGCTGGAAACCATGAGCTGGGAGGCGTGGCAGCAGTCGCTAAACGTTAACGCCGGAGCCGCCTTTAATCTGTTCCAGCTGACGATCCCCCACTTTCAGCGGCAACGTCGCGGAAATATCGTGTCGATTGTCTCGAACGCTGCCCACGTGCCACGGGTCAATATGGCGGCTTACTGCGCCTCAAAAGCGGCAATGCGCAGTCTCTGCCTGAGCGCCGGACTGGAATTAGCCCCCTGGGGCATTCGTTGCAACCTGGTTTCCCCTGGCTCCACGCTGACGCCGATGCTGGAAGGGATGCTCGGTGACGATCCTGCCGCACGCCAGCGCCTGATTGACGGGCTGCCCGCGCAGTTTAAGCTGGGTATCCCGCTGGGGAAAATCGCCCTGCCCAATGAGATTGCCAGCAGCGTGCTTTTCCTCGCTTCCGACGCAGCCAGCCATATTACGTTACAGGATATGGTGATTGACGGCGGCGCAACGCTGGGAGCCTGA
- a CDS encoding catalase yields the protein MNKKGLTTASGAPVAHNNQSMSAGRRGPLLLQDVWLLEKLAHFDREVIPERRMHAKGSGAYGTFTVTQDITRFTRARLFSAVGKKTDLFIRFSTVAGERGGADAERDIRGFSLKFYTEEGNWDLVGNNTPVFYLRDPLKFPDLNHVVKRDPRTNLRNATYKWDFFSHLPEALHQLTIDFSDRGLPHSYRHIHGFGSHTYSFINDQQERFWVKFHMRCQQGIANLMDDEAALLIGRDRESSQRDLFEAIERGDFPRWKFYVQVMPEKEASQTPYNPFDLTKVWPHADYPLIEVGEFELNRNPDNYFAEVEQVAMSPANVVPGIGFSPDRMLQGRLFSYGDAHRYRLGVNHHQIPVNAPKCPFHSYHRDGAMRVDGNSGNGPTYEPNSFGLFQEQPDFSEPPLSLEGAADRWNHREDDDYFSQPRALFNQLSAEEHQRMFTRIASELVQVPAFIQQRQIALFRQVDDAYGAGVEDALRALQG from the coding sequence ATGAATAAAAAAGGTCTTACTACCGCTTCTGGCGCACCGGTCGCCCATAACAATCAGTCTATGTCTGCCGGACGCCGTGGGCCGCTGCTATTGCAGGATGTCTGGCTGCTGGAGAAGCTGGCGCATTTCGATCGTGAGGTAATCCCGGAGCGTCGCATGCATGCCAAAGGCTCCGGCGCTTACGGCACCTTTACCGTTACCCAGGATATCACCCGCTTTACCCGCGCCAGGCTGTTTTCTGCGGTGGGCAAGAAAACCGACCTTTTTATTCGTTTCTCCACCGTTGCCGGTGAGCGCGGCGGAGCCGATGCCGAACGCGATATTCGCGGCTTCTCGCTGAAGTTCTATACCGAGGAGGGCAACTGGGATCTGGTGGGCAACAATACGCCGGTGTTTTACCTGCGCGATCCGCTCAAGTTTCCCGATCTCAACCACGTGGTAAAACGCGATCCGCGCACCAACCTGCGCAACGCCACCTATAAATGGGACTTTTTCTCCCATCTGCCGGAAGCGCTGCATCAGCTGACAATCGATTTCAGCGATCGCGGCCTACCGCACTCTTATCGCCATATCCACGGCTTCGGCAGCCATACCTACAGCTTTATCAATGACCAACAGGAGCGCTTCTGGGTGAAATTCCATATGCGCTGTCAGCAGGGCATCGCTAACCTGATGGACGATGAGGCGGCGTTGCTGATCGGACGGGATCGTGAAAGCTCGCAGCGCGATCTGTTTGAAGCGATCGAGCGCGGCGATTTTCCACGCTGGAAATTTTATGTGCAGGTGATGCCAGAGAAAGAGGCCTCGCAGACGCCGTACAACCCCTTTGACCTGACCAAAGTCTGGCCGCACGCTGACTATCCGCTGATTGAGGTGGGCGAGTTTGAGCTGAACCGTAACCCGGATAACTATTTCGCTGAGGTAGAGCAGGTGGCGATGAGTCCGGCGAACGTGGTGCCCGGCATCGGCTTCTCACCGGATCGCATGTTGCAGGGGCGTCTCTTCTCCTACGGCGATGCGCACCGCTACCGTTTGGGCGTCAACCATCATCAAATTCCGGTTAACGCGCCGAAGTGCCCGTTCCACAGCTATCATCGCGATGGAGCGATGCGCGTGGACGGCAACAGCGGTAACGGCCCAACCTATGAGCCGAACAGTTTCGGTCTGTTCCAGGAGCAGCCCGATTTCAGCGAACCGCCGCTGTCGCTGGAAGGGGCTGCCGATCGCTGGAACCATCGTGAAGATGACGACTACTTCAGCCAGCCGCGCGCACTGTTTAATCAGCTGAGCGCAGAGGAGCATCAGCGCATGTTCACCCGCATCGCCAGTGAACTGGTGCAGGTACCGGCGTTTATCCAGCAGCGGCAAATCGCCCTGTTCCGTCAGGTGGATGACGCCTACGGTGCGGGCGTGGAAGACGCGCTGCGCGCATTACAGGGCTAA
- a CDS encoding isochorismatase family protein, with protein MSIPQLKDYPLPATLPENKVRWQLEPQRCALLIHDMQDYFLSFWDRESAMIRQVIANLAALRQRCHQLNIPVFYTAQPGQQSEKDRALLNDMWGPGLNRTPEQQRIVPTLAPAPQDCVLVKWRYSAFQRSDLEARLNALQRDQLLIGGIYAHIGCLTTATDAFMRDIQPFMVADALADFSQQEHEMALRYTAGRSGRVLTTACALDELVAPPQAWHREALLALLAPMLDEDTQQLADDDDLLDYGLDSVRIMSLASRWRKEGHELDFVALVKQPTLAAWLRLLNGRRQYDVV; from the coding sequence ATGAGCATTCCCCAGTTAAAGGATTATCCACTGCCCGCCACGCTGCCGGAAAATAAAGTGCGCTGGCAGCTTGAGCCGCAGCGTTGTGCGCTGCTTATCCATGATATGCAGGATTATTTTTTGAGTTTCTGGGATCGGGAGAGCGCAATGATCCGCCAGGTTATCGCTAATCTGGCTGCGCTGCGCCAGCGTTGCCATCAGCTCAATATCCCGGTGTTTTATACCGCCCAGCCCGGTCAACAGAGCGAGAAAGATCGGGCGCTGCTCAATGATATGTGGGGGCCCGGCCTTAACCGCACGCCGGAGCAGCAGCGCATTGTCCCGACCCTGGCTCCCGCTCCGCAGGACTGCGTGCTGGTGAAGTGGCGCTACAGCGCTTTTCAGCGTAGCGATCTGGAAGCGCGGCTTAACGCCCTGCAACGCGATCAGCTGCTGATCGGCGGCATCTACGCCCACATCGGCTGTCTGACTACCGCTACCGACGCCTTTATGCGTGACATTCAGCCATTTATGGTCGCCGACGCGCTGGCGGATTTTAGCCAGCAGGAGCATGAGATGGCGCTGCGTTATACCGCCGGACGATCGGGTCGGGTACTGACTACCGCCTGCGCGCTCGATGAACTGGTCGCCCCGCCGCAGGCCTGGCATAGGGAAGCGTTGCTGGCACTGCTGGCCCCGATGCTGGATGAGGATACGCAACAGCTGGCCGACGATGACGACCTGCTCGACTATGGCCTGGATTCGGTACGCATCATGTCGCTGGCTTCGCGCTGGCGTAAAGAGGGACACGAGCTGGACTTTGTGGCGCTGGTAAAACAGCCGACGCTGGCGGCCTGGCTGAGGTTGCTGAACGGCAGGAGGCAGTATGATGTCGTTTAG
- a CDS encoding nicotinamide mononucleotide deamidase-related protein YfaY, protein MIRVEMLSTGDEVLHGQIIDTNAAWLADMLFQHGLPMTSRATVGDSLSSLVEVLTERSHIADVLIVNGGLGPTSDDLSALAAATACGVELEMQPAWLEKIEAFFASRGRPMAPSNRKQAEIPAGSELIDNPVGTACGFAVTLNDCWIFFTPGVPSEFKVMVEQQILPRLKARYALPEPPICLRLTTFGRGESDLAAELEPLPLPEGAVMGYRSSMPIIEIKLTGPASQRVAMDQAWQQVRLQLAECTLFEGTEGLPALLARQLHERQLSLTVSERFSAGLLQWLLASAQVPMRAGEVLPAGNESLAALAQQAQDRAAAQPASVALCVGSLQDEQLGFALSTPDGLFAQRVKFNNQRHTLKTRQELVAMMAMNMLRRWLHGMEVSTGHGWVDIVETLKA, encoded by the coding sequence GTGATTAGAGTGGAAATGCTCTCGACGGGCGATGAAGTGCTGCATGGTCAGATTATTGATACTAATGCGGCCTGGCTGGCGGACATGTTGTTTCAGCACGGGCTGCCGATGACCAGCCGCGCCACCGTAGGCGACAGCCTGAGCTCGCTGGTGGAAGTGTTAACGGAGCGTAGCCACATTGCCGACGTATTGATCGTTAACGGCGGACTGGGGCCAACCAGCGACGATCTCAGCGCGCTGGCGGCGGCTACCGCCTGTGGCGTAGAACTGGAAATGCAGCCCGCCTGGCTGGAAAAGATAGAGGCGTTTTTCGCCAGCCGTGGACGACCGATGGCGCCCAGCAACCGCAAGCAGGCGGAGATCCCGGCGGGCAGCGAGCTGATTGATAACCCGGTTGGCACCGCCTGCGGTTTCGCCGTCACCCTCAACGACTGCTGGATTTTCTTTACTCCCGGCGTGCCGTCGGAATTTAAAGTGATGGTAGAGCAGCAGATTTTGCCGCGCCTTAAAGCACGCTATGCGCTGCCGGAGCCGCCGATCTGCCTGCGTTTAACCACTTTCGGGCGCGGCGAGAGCGATCTGGCCGCCGAGCTGGAGCCGCTGCCGCTGCCGGAAGGTGCGGTGATGGGTTACCGTTCTTCAATGCCGATCATTGAGATCAAGCTGACCGGCCCGGCTTCGCAGCGGGTGGCGATGGATCAGGCCTGGCAGCAGGTGCGCTTACAGCTGGCGGAATGCACACTGTTTGAGGGCACGGAAGGTTTGCCCGCACTGCTGGCGCGTCAGCTGCACGAGCGACAGCTAAGCCTGACCGTCAGCGAACGCTTCAGCGCCGGACTGTTGCAGTGGCTGCTGGCCTCGGCGCAGGTGCCGATGCGGGCAGGCGAAGTGCTGCCCGCTGGCAATGAGTCGCTGGCGGCGCTGGCGCAGCAGGCGCAGGATCGGGCCGCCGCGCAGCCCGCGTCAGTGGCGCTCTGCGTCGGTTCGTTACAGGATGAGCAGCTCGGCTTTGCGCTCTCTACGCCGGATGGCCTGTTTGCACAGCGCGTGAAGTTCAACAATCAGCGCCATACGCTGAAAACGCGTCAGGAGCTGGTGGCGATGATGGCGATGAATATGCTGCGCCGCTGGCTGCACGGCATGGAGGTCAGCACCGGCCACGGCTGGGTTGATATTGTGGAAACGCTGAAAGCGTAA